Below is a genomic region from Brassica oleracea var. oleracea cultivar TO1000 chromosome C9, BOL, whole genome shotgun sequence.
GTTCACTTGTTATTACTTCTTTTGCTATGAAGTCATGAATGATAATGTTTCAGTCATTAGATGGTAAGGACTATTACTTGTCAATTCTATTAATAATAAAGTAGGGTATACTAATATATTCGGAAAAGGATCCTTTATAATTAAGAAAACCCAACAACATTTGTTAATTGTTTTGCCAACACACCTGAAAAGCAAACAAGTACCACTATATTGGAGAATCTTCTAAAGTTAAAACAACAAAACGATACGCCCATCTTTTTCATCTGTGAATTTAAAAAAAAAAAGAAGAAGAAGAGCAGATTGTAATGAATATCAATCTATATAGGTTTGAAATGGTTAGGGGTTGTAGGTTCGGCGCAGTTAGGGTTTCTAGAAATTGTCAAAGAAAGTGTGTTCATCAAGGGACGCTATTATGATGGCTCTCAAACAGTTCCAAGAGGTGTGTATAGTGCATCATTGTCTCCAGCTTTGCTTCTCATGTATGCTAGTCTCAGGGTCTCTTAAAAAAGAATGATGCGGACGATCAACTTTAAGAAAACCTTTCGGTAGCTAGGCACCAAAGTATCGTGTCACATCACGCGAATATTTTTTTAGATTACACAAAGATATATATAGAACAAAAAGTTAATAAACCGTGTTTGTTTTGTTAAAAAAAAATTCTAATGAAAGTGAATCACGTCCGTTGGATATACAAAATCTGAAGGACAAATTAATGCGTAGTTTAGTAGGGAGAAAAGAATCAGAGTTAGCTCTGGGCGTTCGGATACCCGTTTGCATTCGGGTCAGATTTTTCGGGTTTTTGGATTTTCGGGTTTACGATTCTAGGTCCCATACTAAAATTTTATTAGTACGGATCGGGTTCGGATAATAACACTTCGGGTTCGGTTCAAAATTGTATTGCATCATAAAACCCATAAAGTAATCATATATCGTACGAATTCAGGTTATATCGGTTCGGTTCGGATATAACCAAAGTAAAAAACAAAATTTTTGGAGTAAAACATAAAGAAAAACATCTAAATTAAATAAAAATTAATCTATCACATATAAAATTGATAAAATAACAATAAAATGTTAAATCAAGCATGAAAACAAACATCATTTGTAAACAATATGTATTGCTTTATAGAGAGTAGACTTTTTATTTCAATGAGCAAATTATAAAATACTTGTTTATAACTAATTGTGTGCTTAAAGCATTTATTAGAATTTTAATATTTATTATTATATATAATATTACCACAAATATTGAATTTAATAATTGAAATACTTATATATATTTCAAAATATTTATATTGACTATTAATTTCGGATTTTTCGGGTTACCCGTTCGGGTTCGGTTAATAACACTTCGGGTTCGGATATTTTTTATACCACCCTACAAGATCCGTTCGGGTATTTTTACGTTTCGGGTCGGATAACGGGTCGGATTTTTCGATTCAAGTTCGGTTCGGATTTCGGGTTCCGGATTTTATGCCCAGGCCTAATCAGAGTCTTCAAAAGAATGATGAGGGAGAAGAAAGAGTGGGATGAGATTAGATGTGTGGATGGACAGATGATGAAAAAAGTTTGATTGGACAAAATAAGAATTTTCATTTTCGTATACTATTGTGAATGCTAGAACAAAAGAGGGTTTTAGTCTTTTAGAGATGCAATGCAACTGATGATATCAAATATCTTTAAGTTGGGAGATTTCAGTCGTTGTGAATCATTGACTAAATAGTTCTTTATGTTGTATCGCTACTTCTTATCGATTCTAGTTAATTACTTTGGGTATCACTTGCCGCTGTTTTACCACCGCGAAACTTTATACTGGTTTTTATCACTAATCGAATCCATCATATAGCAATAATGTGAAACTGTTCAGTAATGATTACAACTGCAAAACTTTAACAACGACTAAATTTACTAATCCATTATTTTATAATAGTCGAAACCTTATACGTAAAACCCAAGGAGTTCGCAACTACGTACATAAATAACATTACGGTTCAGACATGTAGTATACTTGACAAGTAACTGCCATTATTCTATAGAGCTTGTTTCCCAATGAACCTAAAAATAATGATATACAAACAGGCAGAAATTTTATTATTAGCCAATCAGAACTTTTTCCTACATGTGTAAACAATTTACTAAAAAGTTGAAACTTTAGGCTTATATATACTCATCCAACCTTCAATTGTATGATATCATCCATAGTACTGTATTTTCTACCATTCTTATTCTACGCCCTTTCTAGAGATATCAAAATCTCTCCCTTCAGAATCAGATCTGTCTCTCCATTTGATTTCTCTCTGCATCATATAATATTACACAATCAACATCTTTTATAATTCATATAACTTAGATTGTGGATGACACATAATTCAATTGCTTTTATTAGAATCGATCTTGCTAAATATGTTCTTAGAGTTATATTGTTTTTCTCTCAATCTAGGGTGCTAGGTCCATGCATATATATCATCCATTATAAGCATTTATACATATGTGTAGCTATAGATGCATTTAACATTGGTTTAGTTTTCCAGTGGTTGTTGCAAGATAAATACCAAGAGAGTTTCCTTAAGTCCATTCACATGTTGTGATTTGATCCAATTAGCTCCAGACTCATTCACTCACTTACCGAGTCACTAAAATAGGATTGAACTCGTTACATGAGTAAATGATGCGGGAGACTTATTGGATCTTAGATTCATTGCGATTGGACTGAAGGGAACTCCCTTTATTTTATTCATTCCAACACATTTTTGTTTGTTAAACATTTTAACAGCTGTTCTTCATACACTTCATCTTCAATCTGGCGTGTCACCTATTACAACACCACTCTCGCTTGGTTGCGTCAACCTTTGGCCGAGGAAAAAATGTTCTTCTACTGTCATGGCTAACAACCATCAATCTATGAATCATGGAGGGAACCAAATCACAGATTTCACTGAGGCCAATTACAAACGCACTCTGATCTCTTCAAAGGAAATACAAGAAATAGTTCTCGAATCCTATAAACATGGTTTAAGGACATGGCGTTAACTCAGGCAGCAGCTATCACTGATCTAATTCATATACTCACGACCAGCTCCTTTCAGAAGATTTCTAATTTCTTTTTGATTTCAAAGCTAGCTTATTTTGGATTAAATATTAGGGCTTTTGTGTATTTGAATTTAGAAATGACTTATTTAATAAAAAGAATAACCGCTAAGTTTAATATCTTGCTTTTACTTACTCGATATATTCAAGAAACACACAAATTATTTAAATATATGGAGGGTCATATAATTTTGCCGATGGCCATATATATATGTGCAGTCTGTCTGGTACTATGTATATAAAGTTAATCTCAATTATGTGACTATGTCGTATAATTTTTTCATTAAAGATGTTGCAGAACCCTTAGTTTAATGCACCGATTAGACGAAAATATGAGGGAAGAGGGTAGCCAAAAAAAAAAACAGATAAGATTTTACATAAAAATGGCATGTATTATTTAGATATATTGAGACGCATATAGCATCTTGGTATTTATGAATTTTTGTATACTTTTAATAGATTGGGAGATCAGCTACTATGCCTTTAAGCTGTGATGCTAATTTAATTCTGACAGGTACAAATTCTTACTATGTTCTAAATATCACGTACTATGTTCATAGTTTATATACTTCTGATTCTGGTCGCTTGATCTAATAAGCCTCCCGGATATGCATGCCGCCTTTTAGGGTTTTCCTCAAAACGATAAGATTTTTTCTTATTACTTTGCTAATTAAATCACCTAGATGTCTTACAACTTTTATCCAAGAAACTGAAAACACATTACTAAGCCACATTCGAATATCCCTACTGTATTCTTTAAACTTGTAAAATTACATCATAGATTGTTTTTGATATCCTCAGCGTGGTTTTTCGTGTGAAGTGTGAACATGCAAAAAATAAAATATTACAAAGAATAAAGATAGTGAGTGGCCAGAAGGTTGTGTGGTTTCTTTATCGGGGATCGAAGTGTTTATAAACTGCAGCAACAAGTTCCCATAATCTTCATTGTCCCCACTTTCCAACTATGCTCTTCCATGACATTGCTAATTAGTTTTCGTTTTACTAACCTTTACTTTGATTTAAATATTAGTATAGAATAAACGATTCCATTCTTCTAACCCTTGGAAGTTGAAACGATTGTGTTTCGTCTCTGTCGGAGAATTTTTTAGTGAACAACTTCAATAAGGAAATACTGTACGTGCACAAGAAAACTCTAGCAAAGAAAATTCAAGTTAATGTCAAAATCTTAAGATTAGTGTGGAAGTAAATGATCGTTTGCAACATTAATGTGTGCAAGTCATAACTTTACTTATGATTTTAACTAAATTTGAATCACAAACAAAACAAACTGAAAAGTTAACAAAATACTCACGTTTTAGAAAACAATTTTGCTTCCATTATTAATAATTTATAATATTATATGACCAATGATATTAATCCGATTATTTTACTATTAGTTAAATTGTGGTAAGGTGAATAGCTAATGATATTTTTGTTTTAAAAATAGAAAAAACTAAATATTTCTTAATTTGTGTTTATTTCTAAAATGTCTATATTACTATTAAAAATGAAAGGAGTACGATTTTAGTTAAATGAACATGTATTATAGATAAGTGTGTCGCCAGTGTATCATAAACAGTTAAGATATAATTTTATGTATGAATGTCGGGGGTGTAGAATCAAATTCGGTTTGAGGTTAATTTGAATTCAGATTTTTGAAATCACAATACTAAGCCACATTCGAATATTATAATAAAAAAAAAAAATCTAATTCAATTTTGGGGCATATCCGATTGCATCTTGGGTCTTTTAGAAATGTTTCATTTTGGGCTTTATGAAATTGCATTTTGGGCCTTTGTGCAAAGTGTATACGGGATTCTTCTAGGAATCGTGTACCTGAACGCAGCGTATCATATCTCAGTCACGCCAATTCTCGACCAGAGACTCGAAACTTGTGGTGGTTTCTTCTATAGAAGGGGGATTGGATTATTCACAGAGAGACGCGACGCTTTGAAGATAAGAGAGAAGCCATAAACCCAAAAAAAATATGCTTCAACTCTGCTCCACTCTCCGTCCTCAACTTCTCTTTTCTCCTCAAATCCGATTCACAGATGGAGTTTTGATTCCGTAAGTTCTCCAGTCTCACACGACAATTCCTGTTTTTTCTTTTCTTTTCTTTTCTGATTCCGACATGTCTTAAGTTATGTTCTGTAATAACTAGAAACAAATATTTCACTTGTTCGATGGACATAAGCATTACTGTTTGTGTTTAACATTTCGAGTTAGGGATTTGCTTCTTTACATAAAAATCAATTCTTTAATTCTTTTGTGTGTGTGTGTGTGTTTTTTTGGCAACAGCCGACTAAACTTTGGTTCGAGGAATTCAGTTGTGAGCTTCCGTCCAGTGATACGGTGCCAGAGAGTTAGCGGAGGTCGAGGAGGAGCCAACCGAAGCAAACCCGCCAAGCCTCCTGTTAAAGAAGGCAGCAACAAAACGGTGATCGAAGGTTTAGTCACCGAATCGCTTCCCAACGGCATGTTTCGAGTTGATCTTGAGAATGGAGATAACATTCTTGGGTACATTTGTGGGAAGATTAGGAAGAATTTCATACGAATTCTGCCTGGAGATAAAGTGAAAGTTGAAATGAGTGTTTATGATTCTACGAAAGGTCGTATCGTTTTCAGAATGAGTAGTAGAGACTAAAAGAAGAAAACCAAAACGGGGTTGTTGTTTCAAGATCATGTTATATTCTATTTTTAAGTGTACTAGTCAAAGTTTGATAAAGCTTTAACATTTATGCAGTATGAATACATGATTAGGCTTATATGGATTAAACTTTTTTTTTTCAATGTCCAGGTTGTTTCTTGTTTTGAAACTAGTGTTGTTTTTGATAACCAGACGAAGTTGTTAAAGCTCTTTATTGAGAACCACTGTGTGTAAAATTATAGCTCTGTCGTCAAATTCTTTGAGCTAAGCTCAATTTCATAGTTACAGGTTAAAGGGTGGGTCTCTTTATCAGTTTTGTTATTGTTGAGATGAAGTTTTTGTTCATTCAGTGTTGCAATTTTCAAACATGGTCGTCACTTACAGTTATAGGCACTGAACGTTTTGATTTTGGACGGCAAAAATCTTTAAGACATTTAGTACAGGTTAAATTCTTATCTCAGCAGAAGCTGACCTTATCTCAGTTGGTAGAGCAGAAGACTAGTTCCTATAATCTTTAGGTCGTTGGTTTGAGTCCGGCAGGTCTGATTTCTTTTGCCGTTTATATGTGTTTTGGAATCTGGTTTTGGGCTTTAGGCCTTCAACTCTTCCGGGCTTTCTTTTTGCTAGTTGAAGAAAACTCTCTCCAAGAGCAGAATATATTAAAATTTGCAATTCGAATCCTTTCAATTAATCATAAATTCACATGATGTCCCTCTATTCAGTATTTAGATCGACCGTAATTTTCTTTAATCAGCGTTTCTCAACTTCAAATTTCTTGGTCGAATTACTTCTAGGGGTTTTCTGGTGTAGTGTGTTTGATCCGCAGTTCCAACTCTTTTGAGCAACTTAATGGTTGAATACCAAGTCAGACACCTTTATCTTCCGGTTCCAACTTAGTGGTTGAATACCAGGTCAAACACCTTTATCTTCCAATGCCACATTAAAATCTTATTCTGAGATTTAACATAGGATCTTCTTCCATCTACCTATCTATCTATAATAATAAAATAGATTTGCCTCTCTCCACATGCTGCCACGTCATCAGAGAATGATGGGCAAATGAGGACACGTGTCACCCTAAATTTTTTTTAACGAAACCATCCTTTTCGTTTTGAAATCTCTTCTGAAAACTACTATAGGCTTCGCGTTGTTTTGTCCAGGCCCAATATTTTTGTTTCTGAGCTAAATCAAGTTCAGCGTAGAAAAGTTACGCCGTCCCTTTCATCCCATAAAGCCGTCTCCGATTCACCTTCTGTAACGCCTTCCATTTCCATTTATTTGCTCCTTTAATCTGACCATTAACATTTCATCCTCTTCATTCGTAACCGGCGTAGATTTCCTATAAATTTGCAGGCTTACATGGATGAAGACCGTCATATCTTTTTCAACAAGATTCTTCTCCTGCGAAAATGAGCAACAAGAAGAACAACTTGATTTCACCGCAGGTATAATAATCCTATCGATCGTATCTCTTAGTGGTACCACTCATGATTCCTTTGTTTTCATATAGATTTATTTTGAAAAATGTTAATCTTTTAGTGGTTTGCTTCGTAACTCTTAACGGGGAGGATCTACCAGTTCTTCGGAATGCTCTTAAGGTCTATTTTACTTAGACGAAGCGAAGATTTTGAGTTTACTTTGAAGATTTGTTTTACCTATTGATTTGACTATAATGATTCATAGCAATGGACTTTACTTTAAGGATTATCTTTGCATCTGTTCTTTGAATGTTATTTTTACTTTTGAAAGTTTTTGTAACTTTAAGTAGAGGTTTGTGCTTTGGCTGATTCGATGTCACTAAAATTATTAAGAGCAACGGTCTTGGATTTGAGGATTGTCACTGCAACTCGAGATTGTTATTATGTCTGTTTGCGCTTATTTTGTCTCTTTGTTCTGAACAAGATGTACTCTTTGGCTGTCCTTGAGAACTTGAGTCTCACTGTCAGAAAGCAAGGTAAAATGTTTGACCCAACAGATTAAAAAGGAGCCAACAAAGGAATCCAAAACACAAAGCCGATCACTTAGACTGAAGACTGTAAGAGTTTCTGCAAATTCTTTAGTCCACTTCAAGTTCCTGAGAACAGACAATTACTTTACATATAACCCACTCGGTGGTGTGAATATGAAACGATTATTGAAACCAAAAATGGTTTTTATGTATAACCGATTCACGGTAAGATATATTTGAATACAAAATCAAACCAAAAAAATATAATTTAAAATATAAAAAATCTACGCCCAATCCCTAGTATATATATAAAGTTAGTTTTTATTCTTCTCATGACAAGTGACAGGGTGTTTTTGCGACATGTGTTTTCTCTTGAAAATTCTAAAATTTTTAATCTATAATAAATTATCGATGGATATTAAATAATCAAAAACTAATTACAATTAACATATCCGAATCTAATAGGTTGAAAGTCGTAAAATTACAAGTTTAGCATATGATTTATATGGAAATCCTAACAAATTTTAGAAGATAATACTCTTTAATATTTAAGATATTGTTACAAACTAATACTATGAATAATTATATTAACAACATAAAATAATTTTTTAAAAATGTGTATTTACAATAACTTACTCCAAAACCATCCAAAAAACATATAAAATCACAAAATACATGGAATAAATTTATGGACAACATTAATCACTCGATCAAAAACAATAAAACACAAACTTAATATTTTCTAAACGTTACAAATCCTTGATATGAATGGCAATAGTAAATACATTAAATAAAAATATTTTCAACATAACAACAAAACAATAATGTGCACTACAAATGGATATAAGTTAAACAATTAACCAATGTAATGTTTTGAAAATCGGACTAGACATTGATTCAAAATTTTAGCTGGGTCAATAGTCAAACAGGTTCAACCGGGTTTTAACTTTTAGTTTAATTATAAATAAAATAACTATATATATGTATAACTATAAAATAATTTTCTCAAAAACTTTATATCATTGATAAAATCTAAAAATCATATAAAAATAAATTGATTACTTCAAAAATAATATTAAACTATAATGAAAACTAATTTATTTAGATAGATACTAAAAACAAGATGATATATTTATGAAATCTTTTTAAAATCTGTAACTTTTTATTTTTTTAGACTTGAATTCAAGAAAAATGGGTTTTAATATTGAACCGGATCACAAATTTAACGGGTTTGACTGGTATTTGACTGGGTTTACCGGTTTAATTCAAATACGATTTTAACACAAACCCGGAACCGGCTAGAGGAGCAAGTCACGATCCAACCCGTCCGACCGGCCGGTCCGACCTCAAAACACTGCAATTAGCATAAATCCATCCATTCAAAAAACCATCGCATTACTTGGAAAAATTACAAAAATATTAGGCGAAATCATACTTAGCAAGAATACAAAAGATCTCACAAGATATCCAAATTGAAATAAGCTCACTTGCTGTTAAAGTTCCAAGGTCAACTGTCAGTGATATCATGTGATCGTCTACAATGTTAACTCAGACTGCTAAAGACCACAAGGTGTGTACCAATAAATGGAACTCTCAATCTTGACTGGCTAACCTCTCGCCTCAATTACCATATTTGAAGATCTAATGCGTAGATGTCTTAATGTCGGTAGCCCACAATCTCCCTATGTCAAAGGCGTACAAGAATATTTTCGTCAAAAAGCACTGATGTAGGGCTTCACTATCTTCACTTGGCTACTAAAGGGTCGTATATAAATGTCTTCTACGTATATGTCATACTAATGTTATGGAGAGGAGAAATGTATATCGGAAAAGGATATTTAAACAAATTAGAATGCCAACAATGTGAAGCTAGGGGTGATCAGTGTTGGCAACATTATGGTCAACATGCAAGTTTAATGCAAAATATTAAACACTTTACCACCACTATATAAAACTAAAATTGATCATCTACAATTAGAGAACAAAATTGTTACACACATAAAAATCAAACAAACACAATAGGATTATACTATAAAATAAAATACACTAAATCATCGTAGCAAATTAACATAAGGAAAAACACATGAAAACCAAATCAATAAAAAAATAATTACAACTTTCCCGCGCGGACAAACACCTAGTATCAATCTAAAAATAAGAAAGATTGTAGAAAAACATCTAGAAACTTGATCTCACGATTTGCGAACCTGAAAAACATCTTACCAATTTCGTCAACATCGATGATTGCTATCTTTCGTAAGAATCAGGAACCAACTCTCGCCCCCCTTTGTTAGAAGGAACCTCGATACATTTGCTTAGTTAGTAGAAAATATGCAGGGGATCAACCTTGAAGTAACATCACACGAAGTAAACGTCAATCTTATTTTCAAGCCCATAAAATAAAAAGACAAAAATTAAGACCCGAACAAACTAAAACAATCAACAACGCGGTAAGCCCGCACGCATATATAGGGGGACACCCGAACTGCGTCACCAAACTAGATCTTGAAAATCATATTGACAATATAAGTAAAATACTTTGATTGGTTAGCCAATCAGGTAAAAAAATGAAAAATGGAAAGTATACTTCAATTTCATTGGCCTAAACAAAGTCTGCCACGAAGACAGTTTTCCATTATCGCATATACACCGGTTAGTAGAAGCAACCGCCAGTCATGAACTGCCACCATTCATGTACGCATTCTCCGGATGCAGTCAAGCTACTGTAAAGTAATATCCTTTACTTTACTTTACAGTACTGTAAAGAAATAATGAATTAGAAAAAACCAAGAAAACACGAGTTTCATCACAAATCGAAAGACCCTATTACTGTAAAGTAATATCCTTTGGTCTGAAAAATGTCGGCACAACCTACCGATATTTTTAGTGTTTTTGTGTTTCCACGGCAAACATTATGCTCACATTTTTGTTCATTTTCAAGCATTAAAAAAATAATTACTTTTGATCATAAAAAATAACCTCAAATTATAATATTGTTATTGTTTCGTTTTACGGTTACCTTTGATAGTAGGTGACTATTGAGACACATAGTGTTTTCTCTGGATTTGTTCTAGTATCCAATATTTTCATCTTTTTTATTAATTCAGACCTAAAATCTAAAGGATTTTTATTTCAACTAATTTTACTTAATTAAACATCTTAAGTTATTAAAACTGTATGCACAAGAAATTACAGAGAGGGTAAACTTTTAGAACCAACTGATATTGAATAACCATAATAAAATATACATTTTTAATACGAAAACTTACTGGTTTATGAACCGAACTGGTTCATTAGAGCACTAGTGCTAATATGAGTTTTTTATTAATAAAGTATTAGTATTTTTTATTTAAATTAGTTATGTTTTATAAATTAAACTTATAAAGAACAACTGACCAATGATTGATAAACAAGCGATATGCAGTATTTCTCATTTGGTTTTTAAAAGTCTGTGTTTAAGAACTTTTCTAATTTCTCTTTACTATTTTTCATTTATTTTTATTTTTTGCTGTGTCACAAAACCCATCTAAATACTTTTAATGTAAAATTTTATTTTTTTTCTCCAAAATAGAATAAAAGAGAAAATATAGTAAAATTGTTTCAACCCAACTCTAGTAATAAACAAACAAAAATAGATTATTCTATTTATGGAGCAAAAGTGAAATATAGAATTGGGCTGTATTATTTTTTACTCCATTTCGCTCTATTTTTGAGTAAAAAATAAATTAAGACCAGAGATGTCCTTAGGTTTATTTATATTACATGATAGGTCTGCGCTGTAAAGCACTGACGTGATTCTTCTTTCACCGTTTTCAATGGTGACAAAGAGGAACTTTAAAGCCATCTCCGTAGCTGCTGCCTCACCGATGAACGAGAAGTTTCAGAATGTTTGTTTTGTTAATTGATTTCTCTAATAGTTTGTATTTGTTCATGTAAGATCAATTTGCTATGTTTCTTGATTCTGAAATTGTACGACTTCTATTGATAAACGAAATGGCTATATAAAGCTTTACAACTGAAAAAAAAGTGTGATCCTAGATTTAAGCAACTAAACCACTAAGATACTTGACCACAACATTCGGTCAGTTACTGACTCAAACAAACTAAAAACCAATTCAAACTTAAGACTCAAACGTGAAAGACTCCAACGACTACTTCAACTCCAACAAACCCTCCTTAAGCTAAACTTGGTGAAAGTTAAGCTTACTCTCTGCGGAACACACTCCAAGCTTACTCCTCAATGTCTTGAACACTTCTCTTCCCAATGGCTTTGTGAAAATGTCTGCAACTTGTTCTTGTGACCCACAATGCTTGAGACTCACTCTTCCTTCCTTAACCAAATCTCTGAGAAAATGAAAGCGCACCCCTATGTGCTTGCACCTCCCGTGAAAGCCTGGATTCTTGGACAGCTTGATCGTTGAGGTGGTGTCGCAATGGATGATGATGCCTTCTATTGTGTCGTATCCAAACTCCTCTAGAATTCTTTCAAACCAAATTGCCTGACACGCACACGTTGATGCAGCTACATACTCTGCTTCCGTGGTAGACAATGTTACGATCGGTTGCTTCTTTGAAGACCAAGCTACAACTGCATTATCCAACAGAAACACATACCCTGAGGTGCTCTTTCTACTGTCAACATCTCTAGCAAAATCACTGTCTGTGTACACCAGAACTTCTCCAGTTCCACCCTTCTTGTACCATATCCCAAAGACCATAGTTCCCTTTAAATACCTTAAGACTCTCTTGGCAGCTTGTAGATGCAACATAATAGGCTTAGACATGTAACGACTTAGCATACTTACAGCATATTGAAGGTCTGGTCTCGTGTTTGTGATGTACATGAGACTTCCCACAATCTGCTTGTAGAGAGTCTCATCAGCCGGTTCTC
It encodes:
- the LOC106315661 gene encoding translation initiation factor IF-1, chloroplastic; protein product: MLQLCSTLRPQLLFSPQIRFTDGVLIPRLNFGSRNSVVSFRPVIRCQRVSGGRGGANRSKPAKPPVKEGSNKTVIEGLVTESLPNGMFRVDLENGDNILGYICGKIRKNFIRILPGDKVKVEMSVYDSTKGRIVFRMSSRD